Proteins co-encoded in one Chitinivibrio alkaliphilus ACht1 genomic window:
- a CDS encoding BatD family protein: MKPVLLLLLCVLSMAAGTIELTTEQTSLSVGDIALVRADINLPSSMDTPPHFEEHSAYTATLENVRHGTSRQVAISGGRQRAVTTVQYSLLYQVTFHETGEITLPPLRFTHNEKEYVSNEITFQIDDTPQDSQAPEELFVEIRPDKHTLYTGETMGITVHITWPEKQDVQLSNQDLHTLLDTFRDAFPEDHTVHIVLQESLRDKRKIRNGVPHRTLEIPFEVTPLSAGDFSIPALEFSYYERRMVRSDDRRRHGLFGSMHRAQNVRRHSRTTPQHFSVQDPPRPPENFTGAMNRVRLSASLPDTVVTHGIAAGASTDLTVTLRGKVPKNVLRSYTLPDIPGVTTFAPEREMRQDTLNGRTYSRADYTFVLIPEEEGSVTIPELSFTWFHTDRKEYIHETTAPMEFTVLPGRSRSSERVRTQRGIRENKESISSIRTTPGTYTLLSPQHIRRHIRPLVLLWGLVFLLILLRLFFALPLWKHPTRKKQHGYFQTIRQLRACARGKECSSPTAITEKYLASAAGFSTGVLSRPELEKALIQRGVSSEGIRSIYSLLDTIEMDRYARQKAPSEESLKDLCVQIKKIERELCP, from the coding sequence ATGAAGCCCGTTCTACTTCTTCTGTTATGCGTCCTTTCCATGGCTGCTGGAACCATAGAACTTACCACCGAACAAACCTCGCTTTCTGTTGGTGATATTGCTCTTGTTCGCGCAGACATTAATCTCCCCTCATCCATGGATACGCCCCCTCATTTTGAAGAACATTCTGCCTACACGGCAACCTTGGAAAATGTACGGCATGGCACGTCTCGACAGGTTGCAATTTCAGGGGGAAGACAGCGCGCTGTAACCACGGTACAATACTCCCTTCTATATCAAGTTACATTTCACGAAACAGGGGAAATCACCCTGCCACCCTTGCGCTTTACCCACAATGAGAAAGAGTACGTTTCCAATGAAATAACCTTTCAGATTGATGATACCCCCCAAGATTCGCAGGCCCCGGAAGAACTTTTTGTAGAAATTCGCCCCGACAAGCACACCCTGTACACCGGGGAAACCATGGGAATCACCGTGCACATTACATGGCCGGAGAAGCAGGATGTACAACTTTCAAACCAAGATCTGCACACGCTGTTAGACACCTTTCGCGACGCCTTTCCTGAAGACCACACCGTCCACATAGTATTGCAGGAATCACTCAGGGACAAACGAAAAATACGAAACGGTGTTCCCCATCGTACTCTGGAGATCCCCTTTGAAGTCACCCCGCTTTCTGCAGGAGATTTTTCCATTCCTGCCCTAGAGTTTTCCTATTACGAACGCCGCATGGTACGCTCGGATGATCGCCGCCGTCACGGTCTGTTTGGATCTATGCACCGCGCTCAAAATGTGCGACGTCACAGCAGAACAACCCCACAACATTTCTCCGTACAAGACCCGCCCCGCCCACCAGAAAACTTTACCGGCGCCATGAATCGGGTGCGCCTTTCTGCCTCCCTCCCCGACACTGTGGTGACACATGGTATTGCTGCTGGAGCAAGTACCGATCTCACAGTCACCCTTCGGGGAAAAGTACCGAAAAACGTGCTGCGCTCCTACACACTTCCAGATATTCCCGGCGTCACCACCTTTGCCCCCGAACGAGAAATGCGCCAAGACACCCTGAACGGCCGCACCTATTCCCGGGCAGATTACACCTTTGTGCTCATCCCCGAAGAGGAAGGATCCGTCACAATTCCCGAACTCTCCTTTACGTGGTTTCACACAGACCGCAAAGAGTATATTCACGAAACAACCGCCCCCATGGAATTCACCGTGCTTCCTGGTCGTTCGCGCAGCAGTGAGCGCGTACGTACCCAACGAGGGATTCGTGAAAACAAGGAGAGTATCTCCAGTATCAGAACCACCCCGGGTACCTACACCCTGCTCTCCCCCCAGCACATAAGAAGACATATTCGCCCCTTGGTACTTCTCTGGGGACTCGTGTTTCTCCTGATACTGCTGCGCCTGTTTTTCGCTCTTCCCTTATGGAAACACCCCACGCGGAAAAAGCAGCACGGATACTTCCAAACAATACGACAACTTCGTGCCTGCGCACGGGGTAAAGAATGCTCCTCTCCCACTGCAATTACTGAAAAATATTTAGCATCTGCTGCGGGGTTTTCCACGGGGGTGTTGTCTCGTCCGGAGTTGGAGAAAGCCCTTATACAACGCGGTGTATCATCCGAAGGTATCCGCTCAATCTATTCTCTCCTTGATACCATAGAAATGGACCGATATGCACGACAAAAGGCACCGTCAGAGGAATCTCTCAAGGACCTCTGCGTACAAATAAAAAAAATTGAACGGGAGTTGTGCCCATGA
- a CDS encoding tetratricopeptide repeat protein, with translation MIFRLGIILVLLTSLLHGAQDPFSQGNSAYAQGEYRTAIDYYHQALMKEPYPLPNMYFNMGNAWFHLGNIGKSILAYERAQILAPGDTRIEKNLRHVRSLRLDRHERETSALDELRKMYYGFFPPRSQLKLLILLALIALICTICILFIPLKNKTAPLYGLGLALLLTLFFGSTTWYSLYRLRTHQRGVVTVSKASVRPAPQGTSEGFVLHEGSTFRILDQHNHWYRISFSDTHEGWIKKDNFEIIEHLYRTNQ, from the coding sequence ATGATTTTTCGCCTCGGTATCATCCTGGTTCTTCTTACATCGCTCCTCCATGGAGCTCAGGATCCCTTTTCTCAGGGAAATTCCGCCTATGCACAGGGAGAGTATCGCACCGCCATCGACTATTACCACCAAGCACTCATGAAAGAACCATACCCCCTGCCGAATATGTATTTCAACATGGGTAATGCCTGGTTTCACCTGGGGAATATCGGCAAAAGTATCCTCGCCTATGAACGGGCTCAAATTCTCGCACCGGGAGATACACGAATAGAAAAAAACCTCCGCCATGTACGAAGCCTTCGTTTGGACAGGCATGAAAGAGAAACCAGCGCCCTCGATGAACTACGCAAAATGTATTACGGTTTTTTTCCTCCACGATCCCAACTCAAACTCCTTATTCTGCTGGCACTCATTGCTCTTATATGTACAATATGCATTCTTTTTATCCCGCTGAAAAATAAAACAGCCCCCCTCTACGGCCTTGGACTGGCCCTTCTCCTCACCCTCTTTTTTGGCTCCACTACGTGGTATAGTCTCTATCGATTGCGCACACACCAACGGGGGGTAGTCACCGTTTCCAAAGCCTCTGTTCGCCCTGCCCCCCAAGGGACATCGGAAGGATTTGTTCTCCATGAAGGAAGTACCTTTCGTATATTAGATCAGCATAATCACTGGTATCGCATCTCCTTCAGTGATACCCATGAAGGATGGATTAAGAAGGATAATTTTGAAATTATTGAACATCTTTACAGGACAAACCAATGA
- the galE gene encoding UDP-glucose 4-epimerase GalE has product MKYLIIGGAGYIGSHVTQAFLQAGHEVTVFDNLSSGKRQNLFSEAAFVEADILDYPTLEKTLSQGFDGLIHLAALKAAGESMNEPERYAENNIIGSLNILNAAARTGVSAIVFSSTAAVYGEPTYLPIDENHPQNPMNFYGFTKLEIERLLGWFSRLKGIRYAALRYFNAAGYDPTGTLHGLEEQPENLLPVVMETAAGIREKMAVFGDTYETRDGTCIRDYIHVSDLADAHLRAADYLHQQKEDITVNLGSEEGITVQEMLHSARQVTGQPIPADVVSPRPGDPSVVLASAEQAQKLLGWTAKYSDVDTLIKTTWQAYQKEGVVRT; this is encoded by the coding sequence ATGAAATATCTTATTATCGGTGGCGCCGGATATATCGGCTCACATGTGACGCAGGCGTTCTTACAAGCGGGGCACGAAGTTACCGTATTTGACAATCTCTCCTCGGGAAAACGACAAAACCTCTTTTCCGAAGCCGCCTTTGTAGAAGCAGATATTCTCGACTACCCCACTCTGGAAAAGACCCTCTCCCAGGGGTTTGACGGTCTTATTCATCTTGCCGCCCTAAAAGCGGCGGGGGAGTCTATGAATGAGCCGGAACGGTATGCCGAAAATAATATAATCGGCTCCCTCAATATTCTCAACGCCGCAGCACGAACGGGGGTTTCCGCCATTGTTTTTTCTTCAACCGCCGCAGTATACGGCGAACCGACATACCTTCCCATTGACGAAAACCATCCGCAAAACCCAATGAATTTTTATGGGTTCACAAAGCTGGAAATAGAGCGTCTCCTGGGCTGGTTCAGCCGTCTTAAGGGGATACGCTACGCGGCGCTGCGCTATTTCAATGCCGCAGGGTATGACCCCACGGGGACACTCCACGGCTTGGAAGAGCAGCCGGAAAACCTTCTCCCCGTCGTAATGGAAACAGCAGCGGGAATTCGGGAAAAAATGGCCGTTTTCGGAGACACCTACGAGACACGAGATGGCACGTGTATCCGCGACTATATTCATGTATCCGACCTTGCCGATGCCCATCTTCGGGCAGCAGACTACCTACATCAGCAAAAAGAGGACATCACCGTAAACCTTGGTTCCGAGGAAGGAATAACCGTACAGGAAATGCTCCATTCTGCCCGACAAGTCACGGGACAACCCATTCCGGCAGATGTTGTATCACCACGGCCGGGAGACCCTTCGGTGGTACTTGCTTCGGCAGAGCAGGCGCAAAAACTTCTCGGATGGACAGCAAAATACTCCGACGTGGATACCCTTATCAAAACCACGTGGCAGGCCTACCAAAAAGAAGGTGTTGTGCGCACATAA
- a CDS encoding glycosyl hydrolase family 18 protein, whose product MIRVLLCTLLIPACLLGTGRPVISWIPPYNVPVSFENLEKSFDGYGPADGLSHIAPQFWVPDGNGGISYVTRDDYSMDYMNDDSVKVIRDWGNQYGIKTMLCIYNGEHGWDWSLVSTSISAANRQSFVDAIVTEMKRLNLHGVEVDLEGPNADSPTDTENFLLFMEKLSDTLSSLGKDLTIATFASREWDHIPDASHWPELLPLVDGITSMGYEETGINATGDLSYAGQKSMAAGAPEKLMLGMPDHLDSWQGSSALQQVEWAQDNGVGVALWDMQLRNEAWQRRDIWKALSEIRGPLGTTYTVTAKAETGGSITPSGQVSVREGTSQTFTITPDPWHIITDVLIDGESQGAQEEVTLEEISGDTRITARFAPDPDAPELHSFTITAKEGGTSTPAGEFLLAHGEDTSLTITPESGYIVNSVVIDDQERGPLTEMYFYNVHASHTITASFEESKGGDVGHYEPWSSSITPGYRDTVHHNDSLWEYTGDPHGGTWGADMEPSHSLTDQFGTPPWTFAGTYSGIPDTLITAQLQYYGGTTDTLITTTKKHVQGEVDSQWVDTVYIERDTPVIDSPHRMGATPAIEQTPHGLYLAQSGSFTLSLYDPRGRVVQHTKLQNAQRGDRLNLEGLAPGVYVLQLLGEGHSFRRQIHLP is encoded by the coding sequence ATGATACGCGTACTACTGTGCACTCTTCTTATTCCGGCATGTCTCTTGGGCACTGGTCGACCGGTCATATCATGGATTCCGCCATACAATGTCCCGGTCAGCTTTGAGAATCTTGAGAAAAGTTTTGATGGATATGGCCCCGCCGACGGGCTTTCACATATTGCGCCGCAGTTTTGGGTTCCCGATGGTAATGGTGGTATTAGCTATGTAACGCGCGATGACTACAGTATGGACTATATGAACGATGACTCCGTGAAGGTAATACGGGATTGGGGAAACCAGTACGGTATAAAAACCATGCTCTGTATTTACAACGGGGAACATGGATGGGACTGGAGCCTTGTATCCACCTCAATATCCGCAGCAAATCGTCAATCCTTTGTAGATGCAATTGTTACGGAAATGAAACGTCTTAATCTTCATGGCGTAGAGGTAGATCTTGAAGGTCCCAACGCAGACTCTCCCACCGATACGGAAAACTTTCTTCTCTTCATGGAGAAACTCAGTGATACCCTTTCCTCCCTGGGAAAAGATCTGACCATAGCAACCTTTGCATCACGGGAATGGGATCATATCCCCGATGCATCACATTGGCCCGAACTGCTCCCCCTGGTTGACGGCATAACATCCATGGGGTATGAAGAAACCGGTATCAATGCAACGGGAGACCTCTCCTATGCCGGCCAAAAATCTATGGCGGCGGGCGCTCCTGAGAAGCTCATGTTGGGAATGCCCGATCATCTCGATAGTTGGCAAGGAAGTTCCGCCCTCCAGCAAGTAGAGTGGGCACAAGATAACGGTGTGGGCGTTGCCCTATGGGATATGCAGCTTCGCAATGAAGCGTGGCAGCGCAGAGACATTTGGAAAGCCCTATCAGAGATTCGTGGCCCCCTAGGAACCACCTACACCGTTACGGCAAAAGCAGAAACGGGCGGCAGTATTACGCCATCAGGACAGGTCTCTGTACGCGAAGGAACCAGCCAAACATTCACCATTACCCCTGACCCTTGGCACATTATTACAGATGTGCTCATCGACGGCGAATCGCAGGGAGCACAGGAAGAAGTTACCCTGGAAGAAATCTCTGGCGATACACGTATTACCGCTCGCTTTGCTCCCGATCCCGATGCGCCGGAACTCCACAGCTTCACCATTACTGCGAAAGAAGGTGGCACAAGCACGCCGGCAGGGGAATTTCTCCTCGCCCATGGAGAGGATACCTCCCTTACAATCACTCCGGAGAGTGGCTACATTGTCAATTCTGTGGTAATCGACGACCAAGAGAGAGGACCTCTCACGGAAATGTACTTTTACAATGTCCACGCATCTCATACCATTACGGCTTCTTTTGAAGAGTCAAAAGGAGGTGATGTGGGACACTATGAGCCGTGGAGCAGCAGTATCACCCCAGGATACCGAGATACGGTACACCACAATGACTCTCTCTGGGAATATACCGGTGATCCACACGGCGGCACCTGGGGTGCCGATATGGAGCCCAGTCACAGCCTCACAGATCAATTTGGGACACCTCCGTGGACCTTTGCCGGCACCTATTCTGGAATACCCGACACCCTCATTACGGCACAACTTCAGTATTACGGGGGTACTACGGACACCCTTATTACAACAACGAAGAAACACGTACAGGGAGAAGTAGACAGCCAATGGGTTGACACCGTTTATATTGAACGAGACACCCCCGTGATAGACTCACCACACCGTATGGGGGCTACCCCGGCAATAGAACAGACTCCTCACGGCCTCTATCTGGCGCAGAGCGGCTCCTTTACCCTTTCCCTCTATGACCCGCGAGGGCGCGTCGTACAACACACCAAACTACAGAATGCGCAGCGCGGTGATCGCCTGAATCTTGAAGGGCTTGCACCGGGGGTATATGTGCTCCAGCTCTTGGGAGAGGGCCACTCCTTTCGGCGACAAATTCATTTGCCCTAA
- a CDS encoding transglycosylase SLT domain-containing protein, translating to MNLLLLFFCAIAITGCADMPSSSDVQDEIRSRLMDELTQSTRDLDEIIARDTLVALTRYNAHNYFIYRGSPMGYEYDLLRLFADHLGVHLRMRTTPSRDSLWTLLEQGEGDVIADNIILNMQIQRRFSTSIPHNTTRQVLIQRKPLQWRQLRRHEMESRMIRSLPQLAGKTVVVPRNSPQEQRLKHLIEETGIPLEIHRVSSDMEVEQLIQLVNDGIIDYTVSKEHVARINAGFYRNIDIATPLSFEQQIGWVFRTTSPNLTKAADQWMRQIKFGGSPTYNLIYNKYYRSVREYSRRRRSDHFFLETGQISPYDSLFRAHETERFPWKLLAAIAYQESGFNPHAVSRFNATGLMQVLPETGKLFDIFDLKVPERSILAGVKYLEYLYRTHWSHLPQDEALLFTLASYNAGPGHVLDAQRLAQRFDYDPNTWFGNVEKTILKLSLQQYIHMEEVRHGYARGIEPKMYVQQIMERYDQYTKMYGKSDFRREKILEHFGDPRTERSPNFQIE from the coding sequence ATGAACCTACTTCTGCTTTTTTTCTGTGCCATAGCAATCACAGGTTGTGCCGATATGCCGAGCAGTTCAGATGTACAAGACGAAATCCGCAGTCGTCTCATGGACGAACTCACCCAATCAACACGCGACCTTGATGAAATTATTGCCCGGGATACCTTGGTTGCTCTCACCCGGTATAACGCACACAACTACTTTATTTATCGCGGCTCTCCCATGGGATATGAGTACGACCTCCTGCGTCTCTTTGCAGACCACCTCGGCGTACACCTACGCATGCGTACAACCCCTTCACGGGACTCTCTCTGGACACTTCTGGAACAGGGGGAAGGTGATGTGATTGCCGACAACATCATTTTAAACATGCAGATACAACGCCGGTTTTCCACCTCCATACCCCACAACACCACCAGACAAGTACTAATACAGCGTAAGCCACTCCAATGGAGGCAATTACGTCGCCACGAGATGGAGTCACGCATGATTCGATCCCTCCCTCAGCTTGCCGGAAAAACCGTGGTAGTCCCGCGCAACAGTCCGCAGGAACAACGGCTCAAACACCTTATTGAAGAAACGGGGATTCCTTTAGAGATACACCGAGTCAGCTCTGATATGGAGGTGGAGCAACTGATACAATTGGTCAATGACGGCATTATTGACTACACCGTATCAAAGGAACATGTAGCCCGAATTAATGCGGGGTTTTATCGAAACATTGATATTGCAACCCCCCTCAGCTTTGAACAGCAGATCGGCTGGGTATTTCGCACCACCAGCCCAAACCTCACAAAGGCAGCAGATCAGTGGATGCGTCAGATAAAATTTGGCGGTAGTCCCACATACAATCTTATTTATAATAAATATTATCGCAGTGTACGAGAGTACTCCCGCCGTCGACGGAGTGATCATTTTTTCCTTGAAACGGGACAAATCTCTCCATACGACTCCTTGTTTAGAGCCCATGAAACAGAGCGATTCCCCTGGAAGCTTCTTGCAGCTATTGCCTATCAAGAGTCTGGCTTCAATCCTCATGCGGTATCCCGGTTTAATGCCACAGGGCTTATGCAGGTCCTCCCGGAGACAGGAAAACTCTTCGATATTTTTGATTTAAAAGTTCCAGAACGAAGTATATTAGCGGGGGTGAAATATCTGGAATATCTCTATCGAACCCATTGGAGCCACCTTCCTCAAGACGAAGCACTTCTCTTTACCTTGGCCTCATACAACGCAGGGCCAGGGCATGTTCTTGATGCACAACGACTGGCCCAGCGCTTTGACTATGACCCCAATACATGGTTCGGCAATGTAGAAAAAACCATCCTGAAACTCTCCCTGCAACAGTACATCCATATGGAAGAAGTACGCCACGGCTACGCACGAGGCATTGAGCCAAAGATGTATGTACAACAAATTATGGAGCGCTATGATCAATATACAAAAATGTATGGGAAATCAGACTTTCGACGAGAGAAAATTCTTGAGCATTTTGGCGACCCCCGCACAGAGCGATCGCCAAATTTTCAGATTGAGTAA